One window of the Euwallacea similis isolate ESF13 chromosome 28, ESF131.1, whole genome shotgun sequence genome contains the following:
- the LOC136417428 gene encoding uncharacterized protein isoform X1 → MNKKIYLRNNFTRIMARQYRVLVNYMQRGAYEADLKVMEDNESGIFLQISPGPNVSFSMSVPIADIDNVINLNRTTIRLELELIGQGHHIDIEFGTELTKNAFRRLIRADSDDDSGRSSGTPSPNSPV, encoded by the exons atgaataaaaaaatttaccttagaaataattttacacGAATCATGGCACGACAATATCGTGTTCTTGTAAATTACATGCAAAGAGGCGCATATGAAGCGGATTTGAAAGTAATGGAAGATAATGAAAGTGGTATTTTCCTCCAAATTTCGCCAGGGCCAAATGTGTCTTTTTCAATGTCTGTTCCCATTGCAGACattgataatgtaataaacTTAAATAGAACAACCATAAGACTGGAACTGGAGCTCATAGGACAGGGACACCATATCGACATCGAATTTGGAACGGAATTGACCAAAAATGCGTTCCGGAGACTCATCAGAGCTGATAG TGATGACGATTCAGGAAGGTCCTCAGGTACACCAAGCCCAAATTCACCAGTTTAA
- the LOC136417428 gene encoding uncharacterized protein isoform X2 has product MNKKIYLRNNFTRIMARQYRVLVNYMQRGAYEADLKVMEDNESDIDNVINLNRTTIRLELELIGQGHHIDIEFGTELTKNAFRRLIRADSDDDSGRSSGTPSPNSPV; this is encoded by the exons atgaataaaaaaatttaccttagaaataattttacacGAATCATGGCACGACAATATCGTGTTCTTGTAAATTACATGCAAAGAGGCGCATATGAAGCGGATTTGAAAGTAATGGAAGATAATGAAAGTG ACattgataatgtaataaacTTAAATAGAACAACCATAAGACTGGAACTGGAGCTCATAGGACAGGGACACCATATCGACATCGAATTTGGAACGGAATTGACCAAAAATGCGTTCCGGAGACTCATCAGAGCTGATAG TGATGACGATTCAGGAAGGTCCTCAGGTACACCAAGCCCAAATTCACCAGTTTAA